In Pectobacterium aroidearum, the following are encoded in one genomic region:
- a CDS encoding phosphatase PAP2 family protein, producing the protein MSFARFSSIVVLNVLGISLFLSWYLLENHGFWFTLDSHIFFYFNRLLVDSPTFLHLVAITNNRAFDGCALIAMGLLYLSFYLKATPAERRRLLIIGFVMLLTAVTLNQAGHLLPVQHASPTLYFNDINRVSDLTGIPTKDASSDSFPGDHGMMLMIFAAFMLRYFTRTAFAIALVIMVIFSLPRIMIGAHWFTDIAVGSLSVVLVGLSWWLLTPASDAAIALLDRLLPKKRTV; encoded by the coding sequence ATGTCATTTGCTCGTTTTTCTTCTATTGTCGTGCTCAATGTATTGGGCATTAGTTTGTTTTTATCCTGGTATCTACTCGAAAACCATGGATTTTGGTTCACACTTGATAGCCATATCTTTTTCTATTTCAATCGACTCTTAGTCGATAGTCCGACGTTTTTACATCTGGTTGCCATTACCAACAACCGCGCCTTTGACGGCTGTGCGCTCATTGCGATGGGCCTGCTGTATCTGTCGTTTTATCTGAAAGCCACGCCCGCAGAGCGCCGCCGTTTATTGATCATCGGCTTTGTCATGCTGCTCACCGCAGTGACGCTGAATCAGGCGGGGCATTTATTACCTGTACAACACGCCAGCCCGACACTCTATTTTAACGACATCAACCGCGTTTCAGACTTAACGGGTATTCCGACCAAAGATGCTTCATCGGACAGTTTCCCTGGCGACCACGGCATGATGCTGATGATCTTTGCCGCTTTTATGCTGCGCTATTTCACCCGCACCGCTTTCGCCATCGCCCTGGTCATCATGGTGATCTTCTCATTACCTCGCATCATGATTGGCGCCCATTGGTTTACCGATATTGCCGTCGGCTCGCTCTCAGTTGTTTTAGTTGGCCTGAGCTGGTGGTTATTAACGCCAGCAAGCGATGCCGCTATTGCTCTGTTAGACCGACTATTACCTAAAAAACGGACAGTATAA
- the mepS gene encoding bifunctional murein DD-endopeptidase/murein LD-carboxypeptidase yields MVKSQPILRYIWRAVPAVAVAMMLSACGSNSAYNHKAQTDMHAVNDKDGLLLQASQDEFEALVRNVDIKSKLLNQYASWKGVRYRLGGDSRRGIDCSAFVQRTFREQFGMDLPRSTYEQQEMGQKIQRNKLRVGDLVLFRAGSTGRHVGIYLGNDQFVHASTSSGVIISKMTEDYWNKRYQEGRRVLSKGTTTS; encoded by the coding sequence ATGGTCAAGTCTCAACCGATTCTGAGATATATCTGGCGGGCAGTGCCTGCCGTCGCGGTAGCAATGATGCTCTCCGCATGTGGAAGTAACAGTGCATATAACCATAAAGCTCAAACTGATATGCATGCAGTTAATGATAAAGATGGTCTTTTACTGCAAGCCTCTCAGGATGAATTTGAAGCATTGGTTCGTAATGTGGACATCAAGTCCAAATTGCTCAACCAATATGCCAGTTGGAAAGGTGTTCGTTACCGCTTAGGTGGTGATAGTCGCCGTGGCATTGATTGCTCAGCTTTCGTTCAGCGCACTTTCCGCGAACAGTTTGGCATGGATTTACCGCGTTCAACCTATGAACAGCAAGAGATGGGCCAGAAAATTCAGCGCAACAAACTGCGCGTTGGCGATCTTGTTCTGTTCCGTGCGGGTTCAACCGGACGCCACGTTGGCATTTATCTCGGCAACGATCAGTTCGTCCACGCGTCAACCAGCAGCGGCGTCATTATTTCAAAAATGACGGAAGACTACTGGAATAAGCGTTATCAAGAAGGACGCCGTGTTCTGAGTAAAGGAACCACTACCAGCTAA
- a CDS encoding extracellular solute-binding protein codes for MLKRVIAAVLLCTAHFGVQAETIENSTRFALLGEPKYAENFSHFDYVNPDAPKGGSITLSALGTFDNFNRFALRGVAAARTERLYDSLFTSSDDEPGSYYPLVALTTRHSADFRWIEIEMNPKARFHDGSPITAADVAFTYNMFMTQGVPQFRIYFKDVTAKAIAPLTVRFDFPVSDKNRMFSLLTLPIMPEKFWKNHKFSEPLSYPPPASGPYRITAYRTGQYVTYSRVKDYWGADLPVNKGQYNFDKIRYDYYLDDSVALEAFKAGAFDLREEGSPKNWATQYQGGNFARGYIIKQDQVNQSAQDTRWLAFNIQRPLFQDRRVRQALALAFDFNWMNKALYYNAYQRTDSYFQNTEYAAKGEPTAEELAWLTPLKDKVPAEVFGPSYQPPSSDGSGYDRQNWLKALKLLEEAGWELKDQKLVSSKTGQPFTFELLLPSAGNSQYVLPFQQSLKKLGITMNVRNIDSTQFNNRIRKRDFDMTAMVYPAFLYPSDNLQMYWSSQYINSSYNRPGVSDPAIDSLVEEIVKHQGQKAPLLSLGRALDRVLTWNQFMIPMWYSNHDRFAYWNKFAMPAVRPAYSLGFDGWWFDTQQAATLPAERR; via the coding sequence ATGTTAAAACGCGTTATCGCTGCCGTATTGCTTTGCACGGCCCATTTTGGCGTGCAGGCTGAAACGATTGAAAACAGCACCCGCTTTGCACTTTTAGGTGAACCCAAATATGCCGAGAACTTCAGCCATTTTGACTATGTCAATCCTGATGCTCCCAAGGGCGGCAGCATTACCCTCAGCGCACTAGGTACCTTTGATAATTTCAACCGTTTCGCACTACGTGGCGTAGCCGCAGCCCGTACGGAACGGCTCTACGATTCGCTTTTCACTTCTTCTGATGACGAACCCGGCAGCTATTATCCGCTGGTCGCGCTGACGACACGCCATTCAGCGGATTTCCGCTGGATTGAAATAGAGATGAATCCCAAAGCTCGCTTTCATGACGGCTCACCGATCACCGCAGCTGACGTGGCATTCACCTATAACATGTTTATGACACAGGGCGTGCCTCAGTTCCGCATCTATTTTAAAGACGTTACCGCCAAAGCGATTGCGCCGCTGACCGTACGTTTTGATTTTCCCGTGTCCGACAAAAACCGCATGTTCAGCTTGTTGACTCTACCTATCATGCCGGAGAAGTTCTGGAAGAATCATAAATTTAGCGAGCCGCTATCGTACCCACCACCTGCCAGTGGCCCTTACCGCATTACCGCCTATCGAACGGGGCAATATGTCACCTATTCACGCGTAAAAGACTACTGGGGTGCCGATCTGCCGGTCAATAAAGGTCAGTACAATTTCGACAAAATTCGCTACGACTACTATCTGGACGACAGCGTCGCGCTGGAAGCCTTTAAAGCGGGAGCCTTCGATCTGCGAGAGGAAGGATCGCCCAAAAACTGGGCGACCCAATATCAGGGTGGCAACTTTGCGCGTGGCTACATCATTAAGCAGGATCAGGTTAATCAATCCGCCCAAGATACGCGTTGGCTAGCATTCAATATCCAGCGGCCGCTGTTCCAGGATCGTCGCGTACGTCAGGCGTTAGCTCTGGCGTTTGACTTCAACTGGATGAACAAGGCGCTGTATTACAACGCCTATCAACGCACAGACAGCTATTTCCAAAACACCGAGTATGCCGCTAAAGGCGAACCCACCGCTGAGGAATTGGCCTGGCTGACGCCGCTCAAAGACAAAGTACCCGCCGAAGTCTTTGGTCCTAGCTATCAACCGCCCTCCTCCGACGGCAGCGGCTATGACCGACAAAATTGGCTTAAGGCACTCAAGCTGCTGGAAGAGGCAGGTTGGGAATTGAAAGATCAGAAGCTGGTTAGTAGCAAAACTGGGCAGCCGTTTACGTTTGAGCTGCTGCTGCCAAGCGCAGGTAACTCGCAGTATGTCCTACCTTTTCAGCAGAGCCTGAAAAAATTGGGTATCACCATGAACGTGCGTAATATCGATAGCACGCAGTTCAACAACCGTATTCGTAAGCGAGATTTCGATATGACGGCAATGGTGTACCCTGCTTTCCTCTACCCCAGTGACAACCTGCAAATGTACTGGAGCTCGCAGTACATCAATTCAAGCTACAACAGACCCGGCGTCAGCGATCCCGCCATTGATTCTCTCGTCGAGGAAATCGTTAAGCATCAGGGGCAAAAAGCACCACTACTGTCATTAGGCCGCGCGCTGGACAGGGTATTGACCTGGAATCAGTTCATGATTCCGATGTGGTATTCCAATCATGACCGCTTTGCCTATTGGAACAAGTTTGCCATGCCTGCTGTACGCCCGGCCTATTCGCTAGGTTTTGATGGCTGGTGGTTCGATACCCAACAGGCGGCGACGCTGCCCGCAGAGCGACGTTAA
- a CDS encoding microcin C ABC transporter permease YejB has protein sequence MGTYLLRRLLLVIPTLWAIITINFFIVQIAPGGPVDQAIAAIEMGHGSGYTANSGMDAGMARTGTSGAPNIENAYRGSRGLDPEVIEEITKRYGFDKPIHERYFKLLWDYVRFDFGDSLFRGSSVMQLIKESMPVSITLGLWSTLIVYLISIPLGIKKAVKNGTPFDTWSSTLIIIGYAIPAFLFAIILIVLFAGGSYLDWFPLRGLVSSNFDTLPWYSKVTDYLWHIALPVIASVIGGFATLTMLTKNSFMDEIRKQYVVTARAKGLDEKSILYRHVFRNAMLLVIAGFPATFISMFFTGSLLIEVMFSLNGLGLLGYDATLQRDYPVMFGTLYIFTLIGLLLNIVSDMTYTLVDPRIDFEGRQ, from the coding sequence ATGGGAACGTATCTGTTACGCCGCCTCTTGCTGGTCATTCCAACTCTGTGGGCGATTATCACGATTAATTTTTTCATTGTACAAATTGCCCCTGGTGGCCCGGTGGATCAGGCCATCGCGGCAATTGAAATGGGACACGGCAGCGGCTATACCGCCAATAGCGGAATGGATGCAGGGATGGCACGCACTGGCACCAGCGGTGCCCCCAATATCGAGAATGCTTATAGAGGCTCACGCGGGCTCGACCCGGAGGTCATCGAGGAAATCACCAAACGCTATGGCTTCGATAAACCGATCCATGAGCGCTATTTTAAACTGCTGTGGGATTACGTCCGTTTTGACTTCGGCGACAGCCTGTTTCGCGGCTCTTCGGTGATGCAACTGATTAAAGAAAGCATGCCGGTATCAATCACATTGGGACTATGGAGTACGCTGATCGTCTACCTGATTTCTATTCCTCTTGGCATCAAGAAAGCGGTGAAGAACGGTACGCCTTTCGATACCTGGAGCAGTACGTTAATCATTATCGGTTATGCGATCCCGGCGTTTTTGTTTGCGATCATTTTGATTGTGCTGTTCGCCGGCGGCAGTTATCTAGATTGGTTCCCGCTTCGAGGGCTGGTTTCCAGCAATTTTGATACTCTGCCGTGGTACAGCAAGGTTACCGACTATTTGTGGCACATCGCATTACCCGTTATCGCGTCCGTGATTGGCGGTTTTGCTACCCTCACCATGCTCACCAAGAACTCGTTTATGGATGAGATTCGTAAGCAATACGTGGTTACCGCACGCGCTAAAGGGCTGGATGAAAAAAGTATTCTCTACCGCCATGTGTTCCGTAATGCCATGCTGCTGGTGATCGCCGGTTTCCCCGCCACCTTTATCAGTATGTTTTTCACCGGCTCGCTGCTGATTGAGGTGATGTTCTCTCTCAACGGGTTGGGCCTGCTGGGCTATGACGCGACGCTGCAACGTGACTATCCCGTCATGTTCGGTACGCTGTATATCTTCACGCTGATCGGCCTACTGCTTAATATCGTCAGTGACATGACTTATACGCTGGTGGATCCGCGTATCGATTTTGAGGGACGCCAATGA
- a CDS encoding ABC transporter permease, protein MSRLSPINQARWARFKSNRRGYWSLWIFMVLFIVSLFSELIANDKPLLVKYDGQFYTPALIDHSERTFGGQLDTTADFRDPYIAERINSHGWAIWPLIHYSYDTINYATTASFPSAPNWQNWLGTDSQGKDVVAQVLYGFRISLLFGLALTILSSVIGIAVGATQGYYGGRLDLWGQRFIEVWSGMPTLFLIILLSSVIQPDFWWLLGITVLFGWMSLVGVVRAEFLRTRNFDYIRAAQAMGVSDRAIMFRCMLPNAMVATLTYLPFILCGSITTLTSLDFLGFGLPMGSPSLGTLLLEGKNNLQAPWLGITVFMVLSIVLSLLIFIGEAVRDAFDPSKAH, encoded by the coding sequence ATGAGCCGCTTAAGCCCGATTAATCAGGCGCGCTGGGCGCGTTTTAAAAGTAATCGCCGCGGTTACTGGTCGCTGTGGATTTTTATGGTGCTGTTTATCGTCAGCCTGTTTTCTGAGCTTATCGCCAATGATAAACCGCTGCTGGTGAAATATGACGGCCAGTTCTATACGCCAGCGCTCATTGACCACAGCGAGAGGACATTCGGCGGGCAGTTGGATACCACCGCCGACTTCCGCGATCCCTATATCGCCGAACGTATCAACAGCCACGGCTGGGCCATCTGGCCGCTGATTCACTACAGCTATGACACCATCAACTACGCCACGACGGCTTCCTTCCCATCTGCGCCAAACTGGCAGAACTGGCTGGGCACGGACAGCCAGGGGAAAGACGTGGTCGCACAGGTACTGTATGGCTTCCGTATCTCACTGCTGTTCGGTCTGGCGCTCACGATCCTGTCCAGCGTGATTGGTATCGCCGTCGGGGCGACACAGGGCTACTACGGCGGGCGTCTCGACCTCTGGGGTCAACGCTTTATCGAAGTCTGGTCCGGGATGCCAACACTATTTCTCATCATCCTGCTGTCCAGCGTGATTCAGCCGGATTTCTGGTGGCTATTAGGCATTACCGTCCTTTTCGGCTGGATGAGTCTGGTTGGCGTAGTACGAGCCGAATTTTTGCGTACCCGCAACTTTGACTATATTCGCGCCGCGCAGGCGATGGGCGTCAGCGATCGCGCGATTATGTTCCGTTGTATGTTGCCAAACGCGATGGTCGCTACGCTGACTTATCTGCCCTTCATTCTCTGCGGCTCGATTACCACGCTGACATCGTTAGACTTTCTTGGCTTTGGTCTACCGATGGGCTCGCCATCATTAGGTACCTTATTGCTGGAAGGGAAAAATAACCTTCAGGCACCGTGGCTCGGTATTACCGTGTTTATGGTGCTTTCTATCGTGCTTTCCTTACTCATCTTTATCGGCGAAGCGGTGCGCGACGCCTTTGACCCTAGCAAGGCGCATTAA
- the yejF gene encoding microcin C ABC transporter ATP-binding protein YejF — translation MSSSPLLQIDNLSIAFRKGDQEQRVVDQLSLTVNAGETLALVGESGSGKSVTALSVLRLLPSPPVIYPHGDIRFAGQSLLHADEKTLRQIRGNRIAMIFQEPMVSLNPLQSIEKQLIEVLSLHRGMRTEAARSEVITCLDRVGIRQAKSRLNDFPHQLSGGERQRVMIAMALLTQPDLLIADEPTTALDVTVQAQILKLLNELKQELGMSLLFITHNLNIVRQLADNVSVMKAGQAVEHNRCQQLFSAPQHPYTRQLLDAEPSGEPLPVTDDGEPLLRVEKLHVSFPIKRGLLRRTVDEKQVVNDINFTLRRGESLGLVGESGSGKSTTGLALLRLIQSRGDIWFDGQPLQGLTRKQMLPFRHRIQVVFQDPNSALNPRLNVEQIIAEGLTVHHKLSKEARDQRVVEAMQEVGLDPTTRYRYPSEFSGGQRQRIAIARALILQPELLILDEPTSSLDRTVQAQILALLKSLQEKHKIAYLFISHDLQVIRSLCHQVIVLRQGEVVEQGECKAVFTHPAEHYTRELLQFSSYSTETPSA, via the coding sequence ATGTCCAGTTCACCTTTATTGCAGATAGATAATCTCAGCATTGCCTTCCGCAAAGGCGATCAGGAGCAACGGGTGGTTGACCAGCTTTCACTGACGGTGAATGCAGGCGAGACGCTGGCGCTGGTCGGTGAATCAGGCTCGGGTAAGAGCGTCACTGCGCTGTCGGTTTTGCGTTTGCTCCCTTCCCCGCCCGTCATTTATCCACATGGAGATATCCGCTTCGCAGGACAATCGCTGCTGCATGCTGATGAAAAAACACTGCGCCAGATACGCGGCAATCGGATCGCAATGATCTTTCAGGAACCGATGGTGTCGCTTAATCCTTTGCAAAGCATTGAGAAACAGCTGATTGAAGTGCTTTCACTTCACCGGGGCATGCGCACCGAGGCAGCCCGCAGCGAAGTCATCACCTGTCTGGATCGCGTAGGGATTCGTCAGGCGAAAAGCCGATTGAATGATTTTCCGCACCAGCTTTCCGGCGGGGAACGCCAGCGCGTCATGATTGCAATGGCGCTGCTGACACAGCCGGATTTACTGATTGCCGATGAACCCACGACGGCGTTGGACGTGACCGTTCAGGCGCAAATATTGAAATTGCTGAACGAGCTGAAACAAGAACTGGGAATGAGTTTACTGTTCATCACCCACAACCTGAATATTGTCCGTCAGCTAGCAGATAACGTATCGGTCATGAAAGCTGGTCAGGCCGTGGAGCACAATCGCTGTCAGCAACTTTTCAGTGCACCGCAGCACCCCTATACGCGCCAGTTGCTGGATGCAGAACCCTCAGGCGAACCGCTTCCGGTGACAGATGACGGTGAACCACTCCTGCGGGTGGAAAAACTGCACGTTTCGTTTCCCATCAAACGCGGCCTTTTGCGCCGTACGGTTGATGAAAAACAGGTAGTGAACGATATCAATTTCACCTTGCGGCGCGGCGAAAGTCTCGGTTTGGTAGGAGAATCCGGCTCAGGTAAAAGCACGACCGGGTTAGCGCTACTGCGCCTGATTCAATCACGCGGTGATATCTGGTTTGACGGCCAGCCTTTACAGGGGCTCACCCGTAAGCAAATGCTGCCTTTCCGCCATCGGATTCAGGTTGTTTTTCAGGATCCGAACTCCGCGCTGAACCCGCGGCTGAACGTGGAGCAAATTATTGCTGAGGGGTTGACCGTTCATCATAAGTTGAGCAAAGAAGCGCGCGACCAGCGGGTGGTTGAAGCGATGCAGGAAGTCGGGCTGGATCCTACGACCCGCTATCGCTATCCCTCCGAGTTTTCCGGCGGCCAACGCCAGCGTATCGCTATCGCTCGTGCCCTGATACTGCAACCGGAGTTGCTGATCCTTGATGAACCGACATCATCGCTGGACAGAACGGTTCAGGCACAAATTCTGGCATTGCTGAAATCATTGCAGGAAAAGCACAAGATCGCCTATCTGTTTATCAGTCATGATTTGCAGGTTATCCGCTCGCTGTGCCATCAGGTGATTGTGTTACGACAGGGCGAAGTGGTTGAGCAAGGAGAATGCAAAGCGGTATTCACGCACCCTGCTGAACATTACACGCGGGAATTACTACAGTTTTCATCTTACTCGACGGAAACACCGTCGGCATAG